A genome region from Erigeron canadensis isolate Cc75 chromosome 3, C_canadensis_v1, whole genome shotgun sequence includes the following:
- the LOC122591297 gene encoding protein TIFY 10A-like produces MSTSSEIVDSGRLSGQNTPARTHGKTSFSQTCNLFSQYLKENGSFPDLTLGMRAPSTATMNLFPMVETPRAAMQQPAATAGQKQQDQSKTMTIFYNGQVIVFNDLSPEKAKEIIKLAESGAPQKPQKLEEPLKNTVVNASDLPIARKASLARFLEKRKDRITARSPYQVQEVSKQDDSKSWLGLGAQ; encoded by the exons ATGTCTACTTCATCTGAAATTGTGGATTCCGGCAGACTTTCCGGCCAAAACACTCCGGCCAGAACTCATGGAAAGACTAGCTTCTCTCAAACTTGTAACCTTTTTTCTCAATACTTGAAGGAAAACGGCAGTTTCCCGGATCTTACCCTAG GTATGAGGGCACCATCAACTGCCACCATGAATTTGTTTCCCATGGTGGAAACCCCACGCGCCGCCATGCAGCAGCCAGCTGCCACCGCCGGACAGAAGCAGCAAGATCAATCGAAAACCATGACAATATTCTACAATGGTCAAGTCATTGTGTTCAATGATTTGAGTCCTGAAAAGGccaaagaaataataaagtTGGCTGAAAGTGGTGCTCCACAGAAACCACAAAAGCTTGAAGAGCCTTTGAAGAACACTGTTGTCAATGCTTCAg atCTTCCTATTGCCAGAAAAGCTTCACTTGCTAGATTCTTGGAGAAGAGGAAAGATAG AATTACTGCTCGATCGCCATACCAAGTTCAAGAAGTTTCGAAACAAGATGATAGCAAGTCATGGTTGGGACTAGGTGCACAATAG
- the LOC122592388 gene encoding oligouridylate-binding protein 1-like, which translates to MMQQHQRIRQQQALMQQSLYHPGLVTHPQIEPILSGNLPPGFDSTTCRSVYVGNIHPQVTEPLLQEIFSSTGALEGCKLIRKDKSSYGFVDYFDRRFAALAIVTLNGRHLFGQPIKVNWAYASSQREDTSGHFNIFVGDLSPEVTDATLFSCFSVYPTCSDARVMWDQKTGRSRGFGFVSFRNQQDAQSAINDLNGKWLGSRQIRCNWAAKGATSDDKPRSDAKSVVELTNGTSDDGQEKINEDAPENNPQYTTVYVGNLAPEVTSGDLHCHFHALGAGVIEDVRIQRDKGFGFIRYSSHAEAARAIQLGNARYLYGKPLKCSWGSKPTPPGGSSTPLPLPMTGNMLGFSGTEFAAYERQLALSKMAGVQALMHQQMGAAPSQGPLYDGGYPGIAATQAPMYYQ; encoded by the exons atgatgcaGCAGCATCAGAGGATCAGACAACAACAAGCCCTGATGCAACAATCCCTTTATCACCCAGGTCTTGTAACTCACCCCCAG ATAGAGCCTATCTTGAGTGGAAATTTACCACCTGGGTTTGATTCAACCACATGCCGCAGTGT TTATGTGGGGAACATCCACCCACAGGTCACAGAACCCCTACTCCAAGAAATTTTTTCAAGCACTGGTGCTCTTGAAGGATGCAAGCTCATTAGAAAAGATAAA TCATCATATGGGTTTGTAGACTACTTTGATCGACGTTTTGCTGCTCTTGCCATTGTGACCCTTAATGGAAGGCATCT ATTCGGGCAGCCTATCAAAGTTAATTGGGCATACGCAAGTAGCCAGAGAGAAGATACATCAG GGCACTTTAACATATTTGTAGGTGACCTTAGCCCTGAAGTTACTGATGCTACTTTGTTTTCTTGTTTCTCCGTGTACCCTACTTGCTC TGATGCAAGAGTTATGTGGGACCAGAAGACGGGGCGTTCTAGGGGATTTggatttgtctcatttcgaaacCAACAA GATGCCCAAAGTGCAATTAATGATTTAAATG GGAAGTGGCTTGGAAGTAGGCAAATTCGATGCAACTGGGCGGCAAAGGGTGCGACATCGGATGACAAACCGAGGTCGGATGCCAAAAGCGTTGTGGAATTGACAAATGGAACATCAG ACGATGGTCAAGAAAAAATCAACGAAGATGCTCCCGAAAATAATCCTCAGTATACAACTGTCTATGTTGGCAATTTGGCTCCGGAG GTTACATCAGGTGATCTCCACTGTCATTTCCATGCTCTTGGTGCTGGTGTTATTGAAGATGTTCGCATTCAACGAGACAAAGGTTTTGGTTTCATAAGATACAGTTCTCATGCTGAAGCAGCTCGTGCTATTCAGTTGGGAAATGCTCGATATCTCTATGGCAAGCCACTCAAG TGCTCGTGGGGTAGCAAACCAACACCTCCAGGAGGCAGCTCAACCCCACTACCCCTGCCAATGACTGGAAATATGCTCGGTTTTTCAGGCACAGAATTTGCAGCCTATGAAAGACAATTGGCTCTTAGTAAAATGGCCGGTGTGCAAGCTCTAATGCATCAGCAGATGGGTGCTGCTCCTAGCCAAGGACCCCTCTATGATGGTGGTTATCCAGGAATTGCCGCCACACAGGCCCCTATGTACTACCAGTAA
- the LOC122592943 gene encoding polygalacturonase At1g48100: MKKMSFRHIFVVMLVVFILFMNVEGRYHYHKNQKKGGSSSSPSPSATPANSSSVPSDPVSAPTDPGDDDTDSSSSSCVFNVKDYGAIGDGSTDDTAAFVAAWKEACAVESGTVLVPSGCTFMITSTIFSGPCKPGLVFQVDGVLTPPAGPDCWPKKDSNKQWIVFYKLDNMSLTGSGTIDGNGQDWWELPCKPHRGPNGSTLPGPCDSPTLIRFFMSSNLALRGLRIQNSPMFHVKFDGCEGVLIDKVSISSPKLSPNTDGIHIENTKSVGIYNSMIANGDDCISIGPGCVNVDIEGVTCGPSHGISIGSLGVHNSQACVSNITVKNVIIHDSDNGVRIKTWQGGAGSVTGIAFENIQMENVRNCAIIDQYYCANKNCVNQTSAVYVRDISFRNIKGTYDVRSPPIHFACSDTVACTNITMSEVELLPFEGVLVDDPFCWNAYGVQETLTIPPIDCLQDGMPQSVSDKFVYGCSGA; encoded by the exons atgaaaaagatgTCGTTTCGACACATTTTTGTTGTTATGTTGGTCGTTTTCATCTTGTTCATGAATGTGGAAGGAAGATATCATTATCACAAGAACCAAAAGAAAGGaggctcttcttcttctccttctccATCAGCTACACCAGCTAATTCTTCAAGTGTTCCTTCTGACCCGGTTTCAGCTCCAACTGACCCGGGTGATGATGATACagactcatcatcatcatcatgtgtTTTCAATGTGAAGGATTATGGTGCCATTGGAGATGGTTCTACTGATGACACAGCTGCTTTTGTGGCTGCTTGGAAGGAAGCTTGTGCAGTTGAGTCAGGCACTGTTTTGGTACCCTCTGGCTGCACTTTCATGATCACTTCCACAATTTTCTCTGGACCTTGCAAACCAGGACTTGTCTTTCAA GTGGATGGGGTGTTAACACCACCTGCAGGACCAGATTGTTGGCCAAAGAAAGATAGCAACAAGCAATGGATAGTATTCTATAAGCTTGATAATATGAGTTTGACTGGAAGCGGTACCATTGACGGCAATGGGCAAGACTGGTGGGAGCTCCCCTGCAAGCCTCACCgg GGTCCCAATGGCTCAACTTTGCCTGGCCCATGTGACAGCCCTACA TTAATTCGGTTCTTTATGAGCTCAAATTTGGCATTGAGGGGACTAAGGATCCAAAACAGTCCAATGTTCCATGTGAAATTTGACGGATGTGAAGGGGTACTCATTGATAAAGTCTCCATTTCATCTCCTAAACTCAGCCCTAACACCGACGGAATCCATATTGAGAACACTAAATCTGTTGGCATCTACAATTCCATGATAGCCAACG GAGATGATTGCATCTCAATTGGCCCAGGTTGCGTAAACGTCGATATAGAGGGTGTGACTTGTGGGCCTAGTCATGGGATCAG CATTGGAAGCCTAGGGGTACACAACTCACAAGCATGTGTTTCTAACATCACCGTAAAGAACGTAATCATACACGACTCAGACAACGGGGTAAGGATCAAGACGTGGCAGGGCGGGGCTGGGTCGGTAACAGGGATAGCTTTTGAGAACATCCAGATGGAAAACGTGAGGAACTGCGCTATCATAGACCAGTACTACTGCGCTAATAAGAACTGTGTAAACCAGACCTCGGCCGTGTATGTTAGAGACATAAGTTTTAGGAACATAAAAGGGACATACGACGTTCGTAGCCCTCCGATACATTTTGCTTGCAGCGACACGGTTGCTTGCACCAACATAACAATGTCCGAGGTTGAGCTGTTGCCGTTTGAAGGGGTATTGGTGGACGATCCGTTTTGTTGGAATGCTTATGGGGTACAAGAGACTCTCACCATACCTCCAATTGATTGTTTACAAGATGGTATGCCGCAATCCGTATCAGATAAATTCGTATACGGATGCAGCGGCGCCTGA
- the LOC122592389 gene encoding FCS-Like Zinc finger 14-like, translating into MMSDKRRPVIGKLITRGLGTGFEGCASPTTPLEYKVLSPTGVIELDMGGVGLGIVAALENIPVIKTKFSCENAMRSDPIPVGRARNVGDRDVEMEDEVGSFEEEHTIVTYRKPDKSFTKVYHGRKGIESRGKGSIFNISPARFGDDDDNMKVCLPSGFLSSCHWCNKRLHGKDIYMYRGDKAFCSPECRSRQISLDDRPEKCCSSQATSNGTSREMFTGIFAI; encoded by the exons ATGATGAGTGACAAGAGGCGCCCGGTGATCGGAAAACTGATCACTCGCGGACTAGGAACAGGTTTTGAGGGGTGCGCGAGTCCAACGACTCCTTTGGAATACAAAGTTTTGTCACCTACGGGTGTGATAGAGCTCGATATGGGTGGAGTTGGTCTTGGTATAGTTGCAGCCCTTGAAAATATACCGGTCATTAAGACGAAATTCAGCTGTGAGAACGCAATGAGGTCTGACCCGATTCCAGTGGGTCGAGCAAGAAACGTTGGTGATCGTGATGTGGAAATGGAAGATGAAGTGGGAAGTTTTGAAGAAGAGCATACGATTGTGACTTATCGTAAACCGGATAAATCGTTTACAAAAGTTTACCATGGCAGGAAAGGGATTGAAAGTAGAGGAAAAGGAAGTATTTTCAACATATCACCTGCAAGatttggtgatgatgatgataatatgaaGGTGTGTCTACCTTCTGGTTTTCTGAGTTCATGTCACTGGTGCAACAAAAGGCTTCATGGCAaagatatatacatgtatag GggagataaagcattttgcagCCCAGAATGTAGGAGCAGGCAGATATCCTTGGATGATAGACCAGAGAAATGTTGCAGCTCACAAGCAACTTCAAATGGCACCAGTCGTGAGATGTTCACTGGGATATTTGCAATTTAG
- the LOC122592047 gene encoding ethylene-responsive transcription factor ERF018-like, which produces MVRPTTTTTPNSGGKTERKKEGGRYKGVRMRKWGKWVAEVRQPNSRDRIWLGSYDTAEEAARAYDAALFCLRGPSALINFPTHPPDIPQNAELSPSQIQVAASRHARGMSSDSTSANNSTSRNNDEMVGYFSRDYDDNTTNGFCAAGDGGGDGGGGDVVYETQRLWAY; this is translated from the coding sequence ACTACTACAACGACACCAAATAGCGGTGGGAAAAcagaaaggaaaaaagaaggGGGGCGATACAAAGGTGTACGGATGAGAAAATGGGGAAAGTGGGTGGCGGAGGTCCGGCAACCGAATAGCCGGGATCGGATATGGTTAGGTTCATACGACACGGCGGAAGAAGCTGCCAGGGCTTATGATGCCGCCTTGTTCTGTCTTCGTGGACCGTCGGCTTTGATAAATTTTCCTACGCATCCTCCGGATATTCCGCAAAATGCTGAGCTGTCACCTTCGCAGATACAAGTGGCGGCTTCTAGACACGCACGTGGGATGTCGTCGGATTCGACTTCTGCTAATAACAGTACGAGTAGAAATAATGATGAGATGGTTGGGTACTTTAGCAGAGACTACGATGATAATACTACGAATGGGTTTTGTGCGGcaggtgatggtggtggtgacggtggagGCGGCGATGTGGTTTATGAGACCCAACGTTTGTGGGCGTATTAA